A window of the Drosophila simulans strain w501 chromosome 2L, Prin_Dsim_3.1, whole genome shotgun sequence genome harbors these coding sequences:
- the LOC6731045 gene encoding 4'-phosphopantetheine phosphatase, whose translation MPLVTPAIIKEKLRKTAINSALKIIRFASIRVAMHSSSLLPDPAVYQPDTLDLNTDEKAADYWFNCFRDMVAKFAKVAVKSQEEDQTATQRADQFQAAYLQRLEEHQRNVPVNKGKVILGTSELLKLNETLLRRYGFADPWLRQKRLENASAVARLKQRLQELDALADEDTRWTELVRGVLAGNMFDWGAQAISNILEQDSNFGLHSALDRIEKRPWLLDNLDSWLNRLKGEPHKCAVVFVDNSGVDVVLGVLPFVRGLLKRGTKVLLCANSEPALNDVTSEELRSLLDDCSRECEVLEQAWSQGQLLVYANGQTSPCLDMRTLPKELCDAIAANETDLLVIEGMGRALHTNLNARFGCETLKLAVIKNKWLAKYLGGEDMFAVVCKFEPAAPS comes from the coding sequence ATGCCCCTGGTCACACCTGccataataaaagaaaaacttagAAAAACGGCGATTAATTCAGCGCTGAAAATCATACGCTTCGCGTCTATCCGCGTCGCAATGCACAGTAGCAGCTTGCTGCCAGATCCGGCTGTCTATCAGCCGGACACACTGGACCTTAACACGGATGAAAAGGCGGCGGATTACTGGTTCAACTGCTTCCGCGACATGGTGGCCAAGTTCGCGAAGGTGGCGGTCAAGTCGCAGGAGGAGGATCAGACGGCCACGCAGCGAGCGGACCAGTTCCAGGCGGCGTATCTGCAGCGGCTGGAGGAGCACCAGCGTAATGTGCCAGTCAACAAGGGCAAGGTGATTCTGGGCACCAGTGAACTTCTCAAGCTAAACGAAACCCTGTTGCGCCGCTACGGATTTGCAGATCCCTGGCTGAGACAAAAGAGACTGGAAAATGCCTCGGCTGTGGCCCGCCTGAAGCAGCGTCTCCAGGAATTGGATGCCCTGGCGGATGAGGACACCAGGTGGACGGAGCTGGTACGCGGTGTCCTCGCCGGCAACATGTTTGACTGGGGCGCACAGGCCATATCTAACATACTGGAGCAGGACAGCAATTTCGGACTACATTCAGCACTGGATCGCATTGAGAAGCGACCGTGGCTGCTGGACAACCTGGACAGCTGGTTGAATCGCCTCAAGGGCGAGCCCCACAAGTGCGCCGTGGTCTTTGTGGACAACAGCGGCGTGGATGTGGTCCTGGGTGTGCTTCCCTTTGTCCGAGGACTGCTGAAACGAGGCACCAAGGTGCTGCTCTGCGCCAACAGTGAACCTGCTCTAAATGATGTGACCAGCGAGGAGCTGAGATCCTTGCTGGACGACTGCTCGCGGGAGTGTGAGGTCCTGGAGCAGGCCTGGTCACAGGGACAGCTACTGGTCTATGCAAATGGACAGACTAGTCCCTGCCTGGATATGCGCACTCTGCCCAAGGAGCTGTGCGACGCCATCGCCGCCAATGAGACTGACCTGCTTGTGATCGAGGGCATGGGTCGCGCCCTGCACACAAATCTGAATGCCCGCTTCGGCTGCGAGACCCTCAAGCTGGCCGTGATCAAAAACAAATGGTTGGCCAAGTACCTGGGCGGCGAGGACATGTTCGCCGTCGTCTGCAAGTTCGAACCGGCTGCGCCCAGCTAG
- the LOC6731046 gene encoding uncharacterized protein LOC6731046 isoform X1: protein MDILKKMFKSEAEKEPNSSSVSASNKDEFRKPQWFEEAETDDELFDDDRKFAFQVFTSPLEMQKHFESQLQRLLESLNDKDDGFERDLKEDFLKPGFESKILKKFEQQKDFSLDTDLDGEIYADQLHSLIQRLNPEENVVSGDQVIGNILPSNQHGYRKGVQRAKLTDEEIIMGRIHGTISADGESQSYARPPRPPMNNKPDIMTPMTPMLPRSGMSPFGGVFDGNYQGPKLFSQSVMTKTVRKPDGSYETTKVTQDSSGHKTTTVTRMIDGRKETIVTHDGGAPAAGMGGKQLQQQQQKEELAVARGERNIYVTKEGYAMPRNLW, encoded by the exons ATGGATATTCTGAAGAAAATGTTCAAGTCCGAGGCGGAGAAGGAGCCGAA CAGCTCTTCGGTTTCCGCTTCCAACAAGGACGAGTTCCGCAAGCCGCAGTGGTTCGAGGAGGCCGAGACCGATGACGAACTCTTCGACGACGATCGCAAGTTCGCCTTCCAGGTCTTCACCAGTCCGCTGGAGATGCAGAAGCACTTCGAGAGCCAGTTGCAACGACTCCTGGAATCTCTGAACGACAAGGATG ATGGATTTGAACGCGACTTGAAGGAGGACTTCTTGAAGCCGGGCTTTGAGAGCAAGATTCTGAAGAAGTTTGAGCAGCAGAAGGATTTCTCTTTGGATACCGATTTGGATGGCGA GATCTATGCCGACCAGCTGCACTCGCTCATCCAGCGTCTGAATCCGGAGGAGAATGTGGTGTCAGGCGACCAGGTGATTGGCAACATCTTGCCATCGAATCAGCATGGCTATCGCAAGGGCGTTCAGCGCGCCAAGCTTACGGATGAGGAGATTATCATGGGCCGGATTCATGGTACCATCTCCGCCGACGGGGAGAGCCAGTCGTACGCTCGTCCACCGCGTCCGCCTATGAACAACAAGCCGGACATCATGACGCCCATGACACCGATGTTGCCGCGTAGTGGAATGTCTCCATTCGGAGGTGTATTCGACGGCAACTATCAG GGTCCCAAGCTATTCAGCCAGAGCGTGATGACCAAGACTGTGCGCAAGCCGGATGGTAGCTATGAGACCACCAAGGTTACTCAGGATTCATCCGGTCACAAGACCACCACCGTAACCCGGATGATAGACGGACGTAAAGAGACAATTGTCACCCACGATGGCGGAGCTCCAGCAGCTGGCATGGGTGgaaagcagctgcagcagcagcagcagaaggaggaGTTGGCCGTAGCTCGTGGCGAACGCAACATATACGTGACAAAAGAAGGCTACGCCATGCCACGGAACCTCTGGTGA
- the LOC6731046 gene encoding uncharacterized protein LOC6731046 isoform X2 has product MDILKKMFKSEAEKEPNSSVSASNKDEFRKPQWFEEAETDDELFDDDRKFAFQVFTSPLEMQKHFESQLQRLLESLNDKDDGFERDLKEDFLKPGFESKILKKFEQQKDFSLDTDLDGEIYADQLHSLIQRLNPEENVVSGDQVIGNILPSNQHGYRKGVQRAKLTDEEIIMGRIHGTISADGESQSYARPPRPPMNNKPDIMTPMTPMLPRSGMSPFGGVFDGNYQGPKLFSQSVMTKTVRKPDGSYETTKVTQDSSGHKTTTVTRMIDGRKETIVTHDGGAPAAGMGGKQLQQQQQKEELAVARGERNIYVTKEGYAMPRNLW; this is encoded by the exons ATGGATATTCTGAAGAAAATGTTCAAGTCCGAGGCGGAGAAGGAGCCGAA CTCTTCGGTTTCCGCTTCCAACAAGGACGAGTTCCGCAAGCCGCAGTGGTTCGAGGAGGCCGAGACCGATGACGAACTCTTCGACGACGATCGCAAGTTCGCCTTCCAGGTCTTCACCAGTCCGCTGGAGATGCAGAAGCACTTCGAGAGCCAGTTGCAACGACTCCTGGAATCTCTGAACGACAAGGATG ATGGATTTGAACGCGACTTGAAGGAGGACTTCTTGAAGCCGGGCTTTGAGAGCAAGATTCTGAAGAAGTTTGAGCAGCAGAAGGATTTCTCTTTGGATACCGATTTGGATGGCGA GATCTATGCCGACCAGCTGCACTCGCTCATCCAGCGTCTGAATCCGGAGGAGAATGTGGTGTCAGGCGACCAGGTGATTGGCAACATCTTGCCATCGAATCAGCATGGCTATCGCAAGGGCGTTCAGCGCGCCAAGCTTACGGATGAGGAGATTATCATGGGCCGGATTCATGGTACCATCTCCGCCGACGGGGAGAGCCAGTCGTACGCTCGTCCACCGCGTCCGCCTATGAACAACAAGCCGGACATCATGACGCCCATGACACCGATGTTGCCGCGTAGTGGAATGTCTCCATTCGGAGGTGTATTCGACGGCAACTATCAG GGTCCCAAGCTATTCAGCCAGAGCGTGATGACCAAGACTGTGCGCAAGCCGGATGGTAGCTATGAGACCACCAAGGTTACTCAGGATTCATCCGGTCACAAGACCACCACCGTAACCCGGATGATAGACGGACGTAAAGAGACAATTGTCACCCACGATGGCGGAGCTCCAGCAGCTGGCATGGGTGgaaagcagctgcagcagcagcagcagaaggaggaGTTGGCCGTAGCTCGTGGCGAACGCAACATATACGTGACAAAAGAAGGCTACGCCATGCCACGGAACCTCTGGTGA
- the LOC6731047 gene encoding NADH dehydrogenase [ubiquinone] iron-sulfur protein 6, mitochondrial, whose amino-acid sequence MASKQLVNNLAKLGLPRQNWMSPLASVRHSSCRGDIEKVTHTGQMFDKEDYRNARFVNAKRYVNENWGIKLIEEVPPKECTERVVFCDGGDGPLGHPKVYINLDKPGNHICGYCGLRFVKKDDHHH is encoded by the exons ATGGCCAGCAAGCAATTGGTAAACAATTTGGCCAAACTCGGCCTTCCGCGACAGAATTGGATGTCACCCCTGGCCAGCGTTCGCCACTCCAGCTGCCGCGGCGACATCGAGAAGGTCACACACACCGGACAA ATGTTCGATAAGGAGGACTACCGCAATGCCCGGTTCGTGAACGCCAAGCGGTATGTGAACGAGAACTGGGGCATCAAGCTCATCGAGGAGGTGCCACCCAAGGAGTGCACCGAACGAGTTGTCTTCTGCGACGGCGGCGATGGTCCTTTGGGTCATCCCAAGGTGTACATCAACCTG GACAAACCCGGAAATCACATCTGCGGCTACTGCGGCCTGCGTTTCGTCAAGAAAGATGACCATCATCATTGA